One Citricoccus sp. K5 DNA window includes the following coding sequences:
- a CDS encoding TetR/AcrR family transcriptional regulator: MTATWRATQKAHRRAALMESAARLFAERGFAAVSTAELGEAVGMSGPALYKHFPSKDALLAEILVDASERLLDGCRTILAEDSPEEARGGAADTLMRLIRFHLEFATTDPDVIRIQDRELPSLAPEDNQEVRRLQREYVQLWDGVLARLDPTMHDGERQVRLLGTFGLLNSTPHSAPDSPGDPAGVILAGMAYRSLAGGTSPGVAAEAGSAA, from the coding sequence ATGACCGCAACCTGGCGGGCCACCCAGAAGGCCCATCGCCGCGCCGCGTTGATGGAGTCCGCCGCCCGATTGTTCGCCGAGCGCGGCTTCGCCGCCGTGTCCACCGCGGAGCTCGGCGAGGCCGTGGGGATGAGCGGCCCCGCCCTCTACAAGCACTTCCCCAGCAAGGACGCACTCCTCGCCGAGATCCTCGTGGACGCCTCTGAGCGGTTGCTGGACGGATGCCGGACCATCCTGGCGGAGGACTCGCCGGAGGAGGCGCGCGGCGGTGCCGCGGACACCCTGATGCGCCTGATCCGGTTCCACCTGGAGTTCGCCACCACCGATCCGGACGTCATCCGCATCCAGGACCGCGAGCTGCCCTCCCTGGCTCCGGAGGACAACCAGGAGGTGCGCCGACTGCAGCGCGAATACGTCCAGCTCTGGGACGGGGTCCTGGCCCGCCTGGACCCGACCATGCACGACGGCGAGCGCCAGGTCCGCCTGCTCGGCACCTTCGGCCTGCTCAACTCCACCCCGCACAGCGCCCCGGACTCCCCGGGGGATCCAGCGGGCGTCATCCTGGCCGGGATGGCCTACCGGTCCCTCGCCGGCGGCACCTCCCCCGGCGTCGCCGCCGAGGCCGGGAGTGCGGCATGA
- a CDS encoding glyoxalase superfamily protein — protein MDMKIELVAIPVTDVDRAKSFYVDQVGFHADHDYVLSPELRFVQLTPPGSACSIVLGVGITEMVPGSQKGVQMVIDDADAALAELSGRGVECSGVDEQDWGRFVYFADPDGNTWSLQQMPPAT, from the coding sequence ATGGACATGAAGATCGAACTGGTGGCGATCCCGGTCACCGACGTTGACCGGGCGAAATCCTTCTACGTGGACCAGGTCGGCTTCCACGCCGACCATGACTACGTCCTCTCCCCCGAGCTGCGCTTCGTCCAGCTCACCCCGCCGGGATCGGCCTGCTCGATCGTGCTGGGTGTGGGCATCACCGAGATGGTGCCCGGCTCGCAGAAGGGCGTTCAGATGGTCATCGACGACGCGGATGCAGCCCTCGCTGAACTGTCCGGCCGCGGCGTGGAGTGCAGCGGCGTGGACGAACAGGACTGGGGCCGTTTCGTCTACTTCGCTGATCCGGACGGCAACACCTGGTCGTTGCAACAGATGCCGCCCGCCACCTGA
- a CDS encoding carboxyl transferase domain-containing protein, with the protein MSTTYPELIAELRERRATAALGGPERSRLKHTERGKMLARDRVDTLLDEGSPFLEVAPLAGFELYGGDAPAAGVVAGIGLVEGRQVMIVANDATVKGGTYYPITVKKHLRAQEIAAENRLPCLYLVDSGGAFLPMQDEVFPDRDHFGRIFYNQARMSRDGIPQIAAVMGSSTAGGAYVPAMSDETVIVRNQGTIFLGGPPLVKAATGEIVTAEDLGGGEVHSKVSGVTDHLAENDEHALQIVRDIVATLPDTAELPYVPAAVAEPEHSPETLADVVPVSLTTPYDAREIIARTIDFGSFHEFKAEYGTTLVTGFARIHGHRVGILANNGVLFAESALKGAHFIELCEQRGIPLLFLQNITGFMVGREYEAGGIAKHGAKMVNAVATASVPKLTVVVGGSFGAGTYSMCGRAYSPRFLWLWPNARVSVMGGPQAASVLSTVRRDQIEASGGAWSAEDQAAFEAPTREQYEKQGSPYYSTARLWDDGIIEPAQTRDVLGLALDVVMRSPSDRTAHTPAGQTSQTSSFGVFRM; encoded by the coding sequence ATGTCGACAACCTACCCAGAGCTGATCGCCGAGCTGCGCGAGCGGCGCGCCACGGCGGCCCTCGGCGGGCCGGAGCGATCCCGCCTCAAGCACACGGAACGCGGCAAGATGCTGGCCCGGGACCGCGTGGACACCCTGTTGGACGAGGGCAGTCCCTTCCTCGAGGTGGCGCCCCTGGCCGGATTCGAGCTGTACGGGGGAGACGCCCCGGCCGCCGGGGTGGTGGCCGGCATCGGCCTGGTGGAGGGCCGCCAGGTGATGATCGTGGCCAACGACGCCACCGTGAAGGGTGGCACCTACTACCCCATCACGGTGAAGAAGCACCTGCGCGCCCAGGAGATCGCTGCCGAGAACCGGCTGCCCTGTCTCTACCTGGTGGACTCCGGGGGGGCCTTCCTGCCGATGCAGGACGAGGTCTTCCCGGACCGGGACCACTTCGGGCGCATCTTCTACAACCAGGCGCGGATGTCCCGGGACGGCATCCCCCAGATCGCCGCCGTCATGGGCTCCTCCACGGCCGGTGGTGCCTACGTGCCCGCCATGAGCGATGAGACCGTGATCGTGCGGAACCAGGGCACCATCTTCCTCGGGGGCCCGCCGCTCGTGAAGGCGGCCACCGGCGAGATCGTCACGGCCGAGGACTTGGGTGGTGGCGAGGTGCACTCGAAGGTCTCCGGCGTCACGGACCACCTCGCGGAGAACGACGAGCACGCCTTGCAGATCGTGCGGGACATCGTGGCCACCCTCCCGGACACCGCGGAGCTGCCCTACGTCCCGGCCGCCGTGGCGGAGCCCGAGCACTCCCCGGAGACGCTGGCGGACGTGGTCCCCGTCTCCCTGACCACCCCCTACGACGCCCGGGAGATCATCGCCCGCACCATCGACTTCGGCAGCTTCCACGAGTTCAAAGCCGAGTACGGCACCACCCTGGTGACCGGCTTCGCCCGGATCCACGGACACCGCGTGGGCATCCTCGCCAACAACGGCGTGCTCTTCGCCGAGTCTGCTCTGAAGGGCGCTCACTTCATCGAGCTGTGCGAGCAGCGGGGCATCCCGCTGCTGTTCCTGCAGAACATCACCGGGTTCATGGTGGGCCGCGAGTACGAGGCCGGCGGCATCGCCAAGCACGGCGCCAAGATGGTCAACGCGGTCGCCACCGCGTCCGTGCCCAAGCTGACCGTCGTCGTCGGGGGTTCCTTCGGGGCCGGCACCTACTCGATGTGCGGCCGCGCGTACTCGCCCCGGTTCCTCTGGCTGTGGCCGAACGCCCGGGTCTCCGTGATGGGCGGACCGCAGGCCGCCTCGGTGCTGTCCACCGTGCGCCGGGACCAGATCGAGGCCTCCGGCGGCGCGTGGAGCGCCGAGGACCAGGCCGCGTTCGAGGCCCCCACCCGGGAGCAGTACGAGAAGCAGGGCAGCCCCTACTACTCGACCGCCAGGCTCTGGGACGACGGCATCATCGAGCCCGCCCAGACCCGTGACGTGCTCGGACTAGCCCTCGACGTCGTGATGCGGTCGCCCTCGGACCGCACCGCCCATACCCCCGCCGGCCAGACGAGCCAGACGTCGTCCTTCGGCGTCTTCAGGATGTGA
- a CDS encoding maleylpyruvate isomerase family mycothiol-dependent enzyme, translating to MINPARLHSDQSRLARETAMLLATVESLSEDELAAPSLCEGWSRADIVAHLASNARALVRMVDWAVTGEEQPVYSSPEARAEDIARIAALPRRELIAELVEASRYFAEQSERLAGEIRAEGVRIGATPIPATSLVAVRISEVVVHHADLDTAWTVEEADPDSLLNAVEAVVRAMRVRNAPGMTLVTEERDEWVIGDGALKVESDREGLLAWLARGDAAGVEADGPLPELPSW from the coding sequence ATGATCAATCCCGCACGCCTGCACTCCGACCAGTCCCGGCTGGCTCGCGAGACCGCCATGCTCCTGGCCACCGTCGAGTCCCTCTCCGAGGACGAACTGGCCGCTCCCTCGCTCTGCGAGGGCTGGAGCCGGGCCGACATCGTGGCGCACCTGGCCTCCAATGCCCGGGCCCTGGTGCGCATGGTGGACTGGGCCGTCACCGGTGAGGAGCAACCCGTGTACTCCTCCCCGGAGGCCCGCGCCGAGGACATCGCCCGGATCGCGGCCCTGCCCCGGAGGGAGCTCATCGCCGAGCTGGTCGAGGCGTCCCGGTACTTCGCCGAGCAGTCCGAGCGGCTGGCCGGTGAGATCCGGGCGGAGGGGGTGCGCATCGGCGCCACACCCATCCCCGCGACCTCCCTGGTGGCCGTCCGCATCTCCGAGGTGGTGGTCCACCACGCCGACCTGGACACCGCCTGGACCGTCGAGGAGGCGGACCCGGACTCCCTGCTCAACGCCGTCGAGGCCGTCGTCCGGGCCATGCGGGTCCGCAACGCGCCCGGCATGACGCTCGTGACCGAGGAGCGCGACGAGTGGGTCATCGGTGACGGTGCCCTGAAGGTCGAGTCCGACCGGGAGGGCCTGTTGGCCTGGTTGGCCCGGGGTGACGCTGCGGGCGTCGAGGCTGACGGGCCGCTGCCGGAGCTGCCGTCCTGGTGA
- a CDS encoding acetyl-CoA carboxylase biotin carboxylase subunit: MTAAVTETGSQTMFKTVLIANRGEIACRVIRTLRSMGIRSVAVYSDADAGARHVRLADVAVRLGPAPAAQSYLDIDAVLDAARSTGAEAIHPGYGFLAENAAFAQACADAGIVFIGPEAESIRVMGDKITAKNAVEARGVPTVPGIAQAGMDNAALAAAAPEVGYPLLIKPSAGGGGKGMHVVESEEQLADALDAARREAAASFGDDTLFLERYVTTPRHIEVQVLADSHGHVIHLGERECSLQRRHQKVIEEAPSPLLDEATRARIGEAACETARSVGYRGAGTVEFIVPADSPDEFFFMEMNTRLQVEHPVTEEITGVDLVEQQLRIAAGQVLELDQEDIVLDGHSIETRIYAEDPSAGFLPTGGLVEHVRHPEGEGVRVDTALEDGLSVSIDYDPMLAKVITWGRDREEARRRMVAALENTAVVGFTTNVEFLRALLELPAVVAGDLDTGLIAREFDSIEFAEPGEREFREAALLMDAARGSSADPWRRRDGWRLGAPAPRRFPLVAADGTTRTVLLSGTVDAPAVVVEAASGSELDTRPDAGRAGSLPALVKRIGQDVTVTIGGVGRSFTAVVGPEGVQLTRLGALFDIRRVHADHSIQGEAESNPTLTSPMPGTVLLTPVADGDVVAEGDPVIVVEAMKMEHVIRSTVAGTVALHAAAGDAVSRGQTLAVITPVENESTDDEEGAA, translated from the coding sequence ATGACAGCAGCAGTGACCGAGACAGGTTCCCAGACCATGTTCAAGACCGTCCTCATCGCCAACCGCGGCGAGATCGCCTGCCGGGTGATCCGCACCCTGCGCTCGATGGGCATCCGCTCCGTGGCGGTGTACTCCGATGCCGACGCCGGCGCCCGCCACGTGCGATTGGCAGACGTGGCCGTGCGGCTGGGCCCGGCCCCCGCGGCCCAGTCCTACCTGGACATCGACGCCGTCCTGGACGCCGCCCGCTCGACCGGGGCCGAGGCCATCCACCCCGGCTACGGCTTCCTGGCCGAGAACGCCGCTTTCGCCCAGGCCTGCGCGGACGCCGGGATCGTGTTCATCGGCCCCGAGGCGGAGTCCATCCGGGTGATGGGGGACAAGATCACCGCCAAGAACGCCGTCGAGGCGCGCGGCGTGCCGACTGTCCCGGGGATCGCGCAGGCCGGGATGGACAACGCGGCCCTCGCGGCGGCGGCCCCTGAGGTCGGTTACCCGCTGCTGATCAAGCCCTCCGCGGGTGGCGGCGGCAAGGGCATGCACGTGGTGGAGTCGGAGGAGCAGCTCGCTGACGCTCTCGACGCCGCCCGGCGTGAGGCCGCCGCGAGCTTCGGGGACGACACCCTGTTCCTGGAGCGCTATGTCACCACGCCGCGGCACATCGAGGTCCAGGTCCTCGCCGACTCCCACGGCCACGTGATCCATCTCGGTGAGCGGGAGTGCTCCTTGCAGCGCCGCCACCAGAAGGTGATCGAGGAGGCGCCCTCGCCCCTGCTCGATGAGGCCACCCGCGCCCGGATCGGTGAGGCCGCCTGCGAGACCGCGCGCTCCGTGGGCTACCGCGGGGCCGGCACCGTAGAGTTCATCGTCCCCGCCGACTCCCCGGACGAGTTCTTCTTCATGGAGATGAATACCCGCCTGCAGGTAGAGCACCCGGTGACGGAGGAGATCACGGGCGTGGACCTCGTGGAGCAGCAGCTGCGGATCGCCGCCGGCCAGGTGCTGGAGCTGGACCAGGAGGACATCGTCCTGGACGGCCACTCGATCGAGACGCGCATCTACGCCGAGGATCCCTCCGCCGGCTTCCTGCCCACCGGAGGCCTGGTCGAGCACGTCCGGCACCCCGAGGGGGAGGGTGTCCGCGTGGACACGGCGCTGGAGGACGGGTTGAGCGTCTCCATCGACTACGACCCGATGCTCGCCAAGGTCATCACCTGGGGCCGGGACCGTGAGGAGGCCCGGCGGCGGATGGTCGCGGCGCTGGAGAACACGGCGGTGGTCGGCTTCACGACCAACGTCGAGTTCCTGCGGGCGCTGCTGGAGCTGCCGGCCGTCGTCGCCGGAGACCTGGACACCGGCCTGATCGCCCGCGAGTTCGACTCGATCGAGTTCGCCGAACCGGGGGAGCGGGAGTTCCGGGAGGCCGCCCTGCTGATGGACGCCGCCCGCGGCTCTTCGGCCGATCCGTGGCGCCGCCGCGACGGCTGGCGATTGGGAGCCCCGGCGCCCCGGCGCTTCCCGCTGGTGGCGGCGGACGGCACCACCCGGACGGTGCTGCTCTCCGGCACCGTGGATGCCCCCGCCGTCGTCGTTGAGGCCGCGTCCGGATCGGAGCTGGACACCAGGCCCGACGCCGGCCGGGCCGGGTCCCTGCCTGCGCTCGTCAAGCGCATCGGGCAGGACGTGACCGTCACGATCGGGGGCGTCGGGCGCAGCTTCACGGCCGTCGTCGGGCCCGAGGGGGTCCAGCTCACGCGGCTGGGAGCCCTCTTCGACATTCGGCGGGTCCACGCGGACCACAGCATCCAGGGGGAGGCCGAGTCCAACCCGACTCTGACCTCGCCCATGCCCGGCACCGTGCTGCTGACGCCGGTGGCGGACGGCGATGTGGTGGCCGAGGGCGATCCGGTGATCGTGGTCGAGGCCATGAAGATGGAACACGTCATCCGTTCCACCGTGGCCGGCACGGTGGCGCTGCATGCTGCCGCGGGGGACGCCGTCTCCCGGGGGCAGACGCTCGCGGTGATCACGCCGGTGGAAAACGAGAGTACCGACGACGAGGAGGGGGCCGCATGA
- a CDS encoding NUDIX domain-containing protein, giving the protein MTAPGAPQPIPQAATVLLLRPGTASAAGAPEVFTITRSTELAFSAGVSAFPGGRIDPADELPAALWEGTDLNAWGGLLGLEPATAGKVLAGAVRETFEETGILVARHRDGTPVGPASVNAWPEDTRIRVERHELDFGDLLTEQELLPDVTGMAPLARWVTPEDAPRRYDTYFFAAILPEGQVPGTLSFEGTDSRWTTAGGALQDFRAGRHQLMPPTWSMFRSLAAARSAEEVASTPGDMTAVQPTVGPAPARSVTGFPGTDTFAEDLAAYRSAIHQD; this is encoded by the coding sequence ATGACGGCTCCGGGCGCACCCCAGCCGATCCCCCAGGCCGCGACCGTCCTGCTGCTCCGCCCCGGAACGGCATCTGCCGCCGGAGCCCCCGAGGTCTTCACGATCACCCGGTCCACGGAGCTCGCCTTCAGCGCGGGGGTCTCAGCCTTCCCCGGTGGCCGGATCGACCCCGCTGACGAACTGCCCGCCGCACTCTGGGAGGGCACCGACTTGAACGCCTGGGGAGGGCTGCTCGGGCTGGAGCCGGCCACTGCGGGGAAGGTGCTGGCCGGGGCCGTGCGGGAGACCTTCGAGGAGACCGGCATCCTGGTGGCCCGGCACCGGGACGGGACCCCGGTGGGCCCTGCCTCGGTGAACGCCTGGCCGGAGGACACCCGGATCCGCGTCGAGCGTCACGAGCTGGACTTCGGCGACCTGCTGACGGAGCAGGAGCTGCTGCCAGACGTGACCGGCATGGCGCCCCTAGCCCGCTGGGTCACCCCCGAAGACGCCCCCCGGCGCTATGACACGTACTTCTTCGCCGCGATCCTGCCGGAGGGCCAGGTCCCGGGGACACTCTCCTTCGAGGGCACGGACAGCCGGTGGACCACGGCGGGCGGCGCCCTGCAGGACTTCCGCGCCGGACGTCATCAGCTCATGCCGCCCACGTGGTCCATGTTCCGCTCCCTGGCCGCCGCGAGGTCCGCGGAGGAGGTCGCGTCAACCCCGGGCGATATGACCGCGGTGCAGCCGACCGTGGGTCCAGCACCGGCCAGGAGCGTCACAGGATTCCCCGGAACCGACACCTTCGCGGAGGATCTCGCGGCCTATCGCTCGGCCATCCACCAGGACTGA
- the aceB gene encoding malate synthase A translates to MYPTDQPITLNGVTITGPHLPRQEEILTPDALDFLASLHRQFNGRRLELLAKREETRQRISDGATLDFLPETRTIREDSSWRVAPLAPGLKDRRVEITGPVDRKMTINAMNSGAKCWLADFEDSSSPSWENMLNGQVNLRDAIRRQIDFTSPEGKDYTLGGVQLVDRPTIIVRPRGWHLDEDHLVVDGEPMAGALVDFGLYFFHNAKELLRRGRGPYFYLPKTENHLEARLWNCIFVVAQDHLGIPQGTVRATVLIETITAAFEMEEILYQLRNHAAGLNAGRWDYIFSIIKNFRDRGEAFVLPDRADVTMTAPMMRAYTDQLVRACHRRGASAIGGMAAFIPNRRDPEANAAALEKVRADKTREASDGFDGSWVAHPDLVPVAMEVFDEVLADRQNQIRANRREDVTPDAAALLTVSETPGSITEAGVRMNIEVGIRYVESWLRGNGAAAIHNLMEDAATAEISRSQIWQWINAGSSAELTGGGTRTVTREWVQELMDEEFARIERSEGDRFDDALEVFAGSALAEEYPDFLTLPAYRKFLSAQAPARQALAGTTV, encoded by the coding sequence ATGTACCCCACCGACCAGCCCATCACCCTCAACGGCGTGACGATCACCGGACCGCACCTGCCCCGGCAGGAGGAGATCCTCACCCCCGATGCTCTCGACTTCCTGGCCAGCCTGCACCGTCAGTTCAACGGCCGCCGCCTCGAACTCCTGGCCAAGCGGGAGGAGACCCGTCAACGGATCTCCGACGGCGCCACCCTGGACTTCCTGCCGGAGACCCGCACCATCCGCGAGGACAGCTCCTGGCGGGTGGCCCCGCTCGCGCCAGGTCTGAAGGACCGCCGCGTGGAGATCACCGGACCGGTGGACCGGAAGATGACCATCAACGCGATGAACTCCGGTGCCAAATGCTGGCTCGCCGACTTCGAGGACTCCTCCTCGCCGTCCTGGGAGAACATGCTGAACGGCCAGGTCAACCTGCGGGACGCCATCCGCCGCCAGATCGACTTCACCTCCCCCGAGGGCAAGGACTACACGCTCGGGGGCGTGCAGCTCGTGGACCGCCCGACCATCATCGTCCGCCCCCGCGGCTGGCACCTGGACGAGGACCACCTGGTGGTGGACGGCGAGCCGATGGCCGGCGCCCTGGTGGACTTCGGCCTGTACTTCTTCCACAACGCCAAGGAGCTGCTGCGCCGCGGCCGCGGACCGTACTTCTACCTGCCGAAGACCGAGAACCACCTCGAGGCGCGGCTGTGGAACTGCATCTTCGTGGTGGCTCAGGACCACCTCGGAATCCCGCAGGGCACCGTGCGCGCCACCGTGCTGATCGAGACGATCACCGCGGCCTTCGAGATGGAGGAGATCCTCTACCAGCTGCGCAACCACGCCGCCGGCCTCAACGCGGGCCGCTGGGACTACATCTTCTCCATCATCAAGAACTTCCGGGACCGCGGTGAGGCGTTCGTGCTGCCGGACCGTGCCGACGTGACCATGACCGCCCCGATGATGCGGGCCTACACCGATCAGCTCGTGCGCGCCTGCCACCGGCGCGGCGCCTCGGCGATCGGCGGCATGGCGGCCTTCATCCCGAACCGCCGTGACCCCGAGGCCAACGCAGCGGCGCTGGAGAAGGTGCGGGCGGACAAGACCCGTGAGGCATCCGATGGATTCGACGGCTCCTGGGTGGCCCATCCGGACCTGGTGCCGGTGGCCATGGAGGTCTTCGACGAGGTCCTGGCGGACCGGCAGAACCAGATCCGCGCCAACCGCCGCGAGGATGTCACTCCCGACGCCGCAGCGCTGTTGACCGTGTCCGAGACACCGGGCTCCATCACTGAGGCCGGCGTGCGGATGAACATCGAGGTCGGCATCCGGTACGTGGAGTCCTGGCTGCGGGGCAACGGCGCCGCCGCCATCCACAACCTCATGGAGGACGCTGCCACCGCGGAGATCTCCCGGTCCCAGATCTGGCAGTGGATCAACGCCGGATCCTCCGCCGAGCTGACCGGGGGCGGCACCCGCACCGTGACCCGCGAGTGGGTGCAGGAGCTGATGGACGAGGAGTTCGCCCGCATCGAACGGTCTGAGGGGGACCGCTTCGACGACGCCCTCGAGGTCTTCGCCGGCTCCGCCCTGGCCGAGGAGTACCCGGACTTCCTCACCCTGCCGGCCTACCGGAAGTTCCTCTCGGCCCAGGCCCCGGCACGCCAGGCGCTGGCGGGTACCACGGTCTGA
- the aceA gene encoding isocitrate lyase, which translates to MTEQNTQHTPASAEQIQHDWDHNSRWATTERTYTAEDVVKLRGRVQEEHTLARRGSEKLWEQLTSEHAEGSYTNALGALTGNQAVQQVKAGLRAIYLSGWQVAADANLSGHTYPDQSLYPANSVPQVVRRINNALMRADQIEFAEGVQTVEDYLVPIIADAEAGFGGPLNAYELMKSMITSGASGVHWEDQLASEKKCGHLGGKVLIPTGQHIRTLNAARLAADVADVPSVVIARTDAEAATLITSDVDERDSDFITGERTAEGFYKVRNGIEPCIARAKAYAPYSDLIWMETGTPDLELAKKFAEAVKSEFPDQMLSYNCSPSFNWKKNLDDATIAKFQRELGAMGYTFQFITLAGFHALNHSMFDLAKGYQERQMSAYVELQEREFADEARGYTATKHQREVGTGYFDAISTALNPDASTLALSGSTEAGQF; encoded by the coding sequence ATGACCGAGCAGAACACCCAGCACACCCCGGCCAGCGCCGAGCAGATCCAGCACGACTGGGATCACAACTCCCGCTGGGCCACCACTGAGCGCACCTACACCGCCGAGGACGTCGTCAAGCTCCGCGGCCGCGTCCAGGAGGAGCACACGCTGGCCCGCCGCGGCTCCGAGAAGCTGTGGGAGCAGCTGACCAGTGAGCACGCCGAGGGCTCCTACACCAACGCCCTGGGCGCCCTCACCGGCAACCAGGCCGTCCAGCAGGTCAAGGCCGGGCTGCGCGCCATCTACCTCTCCGGCTGGCAGGTCGCCGCCGACGCCAACCTCTCCGGCCACACCTACCCGGACCAGTCCCTGTACCCGGCCAACTCGGTGCCGCAGGTCGTCCGCCGTATCAACAACGCGCTGATGCGCGCCGACCAGATCGAGTTCGCCGAAGGCGTCCAGACCGTGGAGGACTACCTGGTCCCGATCATCGCCGACGCCGAGGCCGGTTTCGGCGGACCGCTGAACGCCTACGAGCTGATGAAGTCCATGATCACCTCGGGCGCCTCCGGCGTGCACTGGGAGGATCAGCTGGCCTCCGAGAAGAAGTGCGGCCACCTGGGCGGCAAGGTCCTCATCCCGACCGGCCAGCACATCCGCACCCTGAACGCGGCCCGCCTCGCGGCCGACGTCGCCGATGTCCCCTCCGTGGTCATCGCCCGCACCGATGCCGAGGCCGCCACCCTGATCACCTCGGATGTGGACGAGCGCGACTCGGACTTCATCACCGGCGAGCGCACCGCCGAGGGCTTCTACAAGGTCCGCAACGGGATCGAGCCCTGCATCGCCCGCGCCAAAGCCTACGCCCCGTACTCCGACCTCATCTGGATGGAGACCGGCACCCCGGACCTGGAGCTGGCCAAGAAGTTCGCCGAGGCCGTCAAGTCCGAGTTCCCGGACCAGATGCTCTCCTACAACTGCTCGCCGTCCTTCAACTGGAAGAAGAACCTGGACGATGCCACCATCGCCAAGTTCCAGCGCGAGCTCGGTGCCATGGGCTACACCTTCCAGTTCATCACCCTGGCCGGCTTCCACGCCCTGAACCACTCCATGTTCGACCTGGCCAAGGGCTACCAGGAGCGCCAGATGTCCGCCTACGTGGAGCTCCAGGAGCGCGAGTTCGCCGACGAGGCCCGCGGCTACACCGCCACCAAGCACCAGCGCGAGGTCGGCACCGGCTACTTCGATGCCATCTCCACCGCCCTGAACCCGGATGCCTCCACCCTGGCCCTCAGCGGGTCCACCGAGGCCGGCCAGTTCTGA
- a CDS encoding aromatic acid/H+ symport family MFS transporter, translating to MTLPSPAPGGTSHDPRTSTDRQERRTANWVAAIVCMALVFDGFDLTIYGAVLSTLLDDPGQIGALDAAAAGTLGSLALIGVLVGSLTCGFLGDHFGRRRLILGGIAWFSVGMFITALTTTVPAFGAMRLLTGLGLGIILATAGATMAEFAPAGRRNFYNAVVYSGIPAGGVIAALLGILLLEPLGWRGLFMLGATPLLFLLPLAWFKLPESPRWLLSRGRTEQAHAASARTGIPLLEEQVVQREGAAPARRGFAAIFSRQFLVATILLGFMSFSGLLLTYGLNTWLPRIMESYGFGTNYSLSFLLILNCGAVLGGIIASTAADRLGAQRIVATTFVLAAITLVLMTFAFPAPVLFLFIAVAGVGTLGTQVLIYGFSSNYYTTNARAAGVSWVAGFGRIGGVLGPLVGGWLAALGIGGGSAFYIFGGVALFGALVTLAVPRQRALERAASPAVASAVAGAPDDGRPGPTVRLAQTVQPTQPTQQAQPAQPDQPAQPLGR from the coding sequence ATGACCCTGCCTTCCCCCGCCCCTGGCGGCACCTCACACGACCCGAGAACATCGACCGATCGCCAGGAGCGACGCACCGCCAACTGGGTGGCCGCCATCGTCTGCATGGCCCTGGTGTTCGACGGCTTCGACCTCACCATCTACGGCGCCGTGCTCTCCACCCTCCTGGACGATCCCGGCCAGATCGGGGCCCTCGATGCGGCTGCAGCCGGGACCCTGGGCTCCCTCGCCCTGATCGGCGTCCTGGTCGGCTCACTCACCTGCGGCTTCCTGGGCGACCACTTCGGACGCCGCCGGTTGATCCTCGGGGGCATCGCCTGGTTCTCCGTCGGCATGTTCATCACCGCCCTGACCACCACCGTGCCCGCGTTCGGCGCGATGCGTCTGCTCACCGGGCTCGGCCTCGGTATCATCCTCGCCACGGCGGGAGCCACCATGGCGGAATTCGCTCCGGCAGGACGCCGCAACTTCTACAACGCCGTGGTCTACTCCGGAATCCCGGCCGGCGGCGTGATCGCTGCCCTGCTGGGCATCCTGTTGCTCGAGCCCCTGGGCTGGCGGGGACTCTTCATGCTCGGCGCCACTCCCCTCCTCTTCTTGCTGCCCCTGGCCTGGTTCAAGCTGCCCGAGTCCCCCCGCTGGCTGCTCTCCCGCGGCCGGACCGAACAGGCGCACGCCGCCTCGGCCCGGACTGGTATCCCCCTCCTGGAGGAGCAGGTCGTCCAGCGGGAGGGCGCTGCCCCTGCGCGCCGCGGCTTCGCGGCCATCTTCTCGCGCCAGTTCCTCGTGGCCACGATCCTGCTGGGTTTCATGTCCTTCTCCGGATTGCTCCTGACCTACGGGCTGAACACCTGGCTGCCCCGCATCATGGAGAGCTACGGCTTCGGCACCAACTACTCACTCTCTTTCCTGCTGATCCTCAACTGCGGTGCCGTGCTCGGGGGCATCATCGCCTCCACGGCCGCTGACCGGCTCGGCGCTCAGCGGATCGTGGCCACCACGTTCGTCCTGGCAGCCATCACCCTGGTCTTGATGACCTTCGCCTTCCCAGCCCCCGTCCTGTTCCTGTTCATCGCCGTGGCCGGGGTGGGCACGCTGGGGACCCAGGTCCTCATCTACGGCTTCAGCTCGAACTACTACACCACCAACGCCCGTGCCGCGGGGGTGTCCTGGGTGGCCGGTTTCGGCCGGATCGGTGGCGTCCTCGGCCCTCTGGTGGGCGGATGGCTGGCCGCACTCGGCATCGGCGGCGGGTCGGCGTTCTACATCTTCGGGGGCGTCGCCCTCTTCGGGGCGCTCGTCACCCTGGCCGTCCCGCGTCAGCGCGCCCTGGAGCGGGCCGCGAGCCCGGCGGTCGCCTCCGCAGTGGCAGGAGCGCCCGACGACGGCCGCCCCGGCCCCACGGTACGGCTGGCTCAAACGGTGCAACCAACACAGCCAACGCAGCAGGCTCAACCGGCACAGCCGGATCAGCCTGCTCAGCCGCTGGGGCGGTAG